One stretch of Miscanthus floridulus cultivar M001 chromosome 18, ASM1932011v1, whole genome shotgun sequence DNA includes these proteins:
- the LOC136523675 gene encoding proline-rich receptor-like protein kinase PERK8, with the protein MHGGAGSRLTWRRLDRLTVDVAGPAAPPILARQCRALIRGAAKPYKSPAASPACPSSLPAGPRLAAAPVSAHASPPPNTPAAAPRTPARHGRRPPGAAATPARRHAGTPPPPATHGGRLPHPPRPAPAPPGPV; encoded by the coding sequence atgcatggtggcgcgggtagcaggctgacgtggcgacgactggACCGGCTGACTGTTGACGTGgcggggcctgccgcgccaccgatcttggcgcggcagtgccgcgccctgatccgtggcgcggcaaaGCCGTATAAAAgccccgcggccagtcccgcctgcccgagcagccTGCCCGCCGGCccgcgcctggccgccgcgcccgtgtCCGCCCACGCCAGCCCGCCGCCGAACACGCCGGCCGCGGCGCCACGAACGCCTGCACGGCACGGCCGCCGGCCACCCGGTGCTGCCGCCACACCCGCACGCCGGCACGCCGGCACGCCACCgcctccggccacgcacggcggccGCCTGCCGCACCCGCCGAGGccagcgcccgcgcctcccggcccAGTCTAG